The following proteins are encoded in a genomic region of Arachis ipaensis cultivar K30076 chromosome B02, Araip1.1, whole genome shotgun sequence:
- the LOC107627491 gene encoding uncharacterized protein LOC107627491, protein MTSDWSFIHGGSEEDPTNEFKVGQQFENKEEVMLVVKRYNIKRAVEYKILESDQLKYDVQCIQFGPGCSWDIHIAYRRKQEKWEVRRYNGPQTCMQTSMGQDHRRLDSKVIAQNIFTMVKADPTINIRVLQGSVENHFDVFTRFLDTWVQLVTQPWPGLVDTVMFHRVFWTFPPCVEAFKYCKPLISIDGTHLYGKYECTLLMAIAQDGNANILPIAFVVVEGETKETWSFFLSYLWQHVTPQPGVLVISDRHKSIDAALNTKGSL, encoded by the exons ATGACTTCGGATTGGTCGTTTATTCATGGAGGCTCCGAAGAGGATCCAACCAATGAGTTCAAGGTTGGACAACAATTTGAAAACAAGGAAGAAGTCATGTTGGTAGTTAAGAGGTACAACATCAAGAGGGCTGTGGAGTATAAAATACTAGAGAGTGACCAGTTGAAGTATGATGTACAGTGTATCCAGTTCGGGCCCGGTTGCTCTTGGGACATACACATAGCATATCGCCGAAAGCAAGAAAAATGGGAGGTTAGGAGATACAATGGTCCTCAAACTTGCATGCAAACATCCATGGGCCAAGACCATCGTAGGTTGGACTCAAAGGTGATTGCTCAGAACATATTCACAATGGTCAAAGCAGATCCAACAATCAACATCAGGGTTTTGCAAGGAAGTGTGGAGAATCACTTCG ATGTATTTACCCG GTTTTTAGATACTTGGGTGCAACTTGTGACACAACCTTGGCCTGGTTTAGTCGACACTGTCATGTTTCATCGGGTATTTTGGACGTTTCCACCGTGTGTTGAGGCTTTCAAGTATTGCAAGCCACTTATTTCTATCGATGGCACCCACTTATATGGTAAATACGAATGCACATTACTCATGGCTATTGCTCAAGATGGCAATGCAAATATTTTGCCTATTGCATTTGTTGTTGTTGAGGGTGAGACAAAGGAGACTTGGTCATTCTTTCTTTCGTATCTGTGGCAGCATGTGACACCACAACCCGGCGTCTTAGTGATTTCAGACAGGCACAAATCAATTGATGCTGCGTTAAATACAAAGGGAAGTTTATAG
- the LOC107627492 gene encoding protein MAIN-LIKE 1-like yields the protein MITTLQDVAYQVGLRIDGDPVSGCIGRWEKHHDGRSIEDLCQQLLGVVPSPEDRQSQTKWTVKFTWFHNTVCGELEQDATEERLLQYMSRYIMQVIDGILFPDASNSRMCHATEYSQYNLGGCVNLLLSWAYHHIPLLRLDGFETRRFPLVKRWIEYHPDNAKGENRLRHYRLTLNGISILNVD from the exons ATGATTACCACCCTACAGGACGTGGCGTACCAAGTGGGACTCAGGATCGATGGTGATCCTGTTAGTGGCTGCATTGGTAGGTGGGAGAAGCACCATGATGGACGGTCCATTGAGGACTTATGCCAGCAGCTATTGGGTGTAGTTCCGAGCCCAGAGGATAGACAGTCACAAACGAAATGGACTGTCAAATTTACATGGTTTCACAATACCGTCTGCGGAGAGCTGGAGCAGGATGCCACTGAGGAGCGACTGTTGCAATACATGAGCCGGTATATCATGCAGGTGATCGATGGTATCTTATTCCCGGATGCATCTAACTCTCGG ATGTGTCATGCCACGGAGTATAGTCAGTACAATTTGGGTGGTTGCGTCAATTTGCTGCTCTCTTGGGCTTATCACCATATTCCATTGCTACGGCTGGATGGATTTGAGACTCGTCGATTTCCGCTAGTTAAGAG GTGGATTGAGTACCATCCAGATAATGCCAAAGGCGAGAACAGGCTTAGGCATTACAGGCTTACATTGAATGGGATCAGCATCCTCAAC GTTGACTAG
- the LOC107625543 gene encoding uncharacterized protein At5g03900, chloroplastic, which translates to MATISTCLTVTPHSRVFSHSRSPPRSPGPFLQSPGFLRAVPRRPRVSVPAVRAGIDVGRVIRPGGAVETDKLPSDVRKRTMEAVDACGGRVTVGDVASRAGLKLNEAQKALQALAADTDGFLEVSEEGDILYVFPKDYRSKLGAKSFRIKAEPLFEKAKAAGEYLIRVSFGTALIASIVIVYTTIIALVTSSRSEEDNRGRRGRSYDSGFTFYFNPVDLFWYWDPYYYRRRRIQADDEKMNFIESVFSFVFGDGDPNQGIEEERWKLIGQYISSNGGVVAAEELAPYLDIDSVQGLQDDESYILPVLLRFDGQPEVDEKGNIVYRFPSLQRTASQKGKRKEYVGRKWADWVGGVEKFFKEKTWQFSKTSTSERAMVIGLGGFNLFGVIILGTMLKDMTVAPSSFIKFVADIFPLLQIYAGSFFAIPLVRWFFIRKRNADIEKRNKIRKQCAKVLELPDPSLRQKLFSARDMAQKTVIGQDQIVYSTDKDLLEQEYEAREWDRKFRELERSD; encoded by the exons ATGGCTACCATCTCCACATGCCTTACTGTCACACCTCATTCCCGCGTCTTCTCTCACTCCCGCAGTCCGCCCAGGAGCCCGGGCCCCTTTCTGCAAAGCCCGGGCTTCCTCCGGGCAGTCCCAAGGAGGCCTAGGGTTTCGGTGCCCGCTGTGAGGGCGGGCATCGATGTAGGCCGGGTTATCCGTCCCGGCGGAGCTGTGGAGACCGATAAGCTGCCGTCGGATGTGAGGAAGCGGACGATGGAGGCAGTTGACGCGTGTGGCGGGAGGGTGACAGTTGGTGACGTGGCGAGCAGGGCTGGACTAAAGTTGAATGAGGCTCAGAAGGCTCTGCAAGCTCTTGCCGCTGATACAGATGGGTTCTTAGAG GTTTCTGAGGAAGGTGACATTCTGTATGTGTTTCCGAAAGATTATCGATCAAAGCTTGGTGCCAAGTCGTTTAGGATTAAAGCTGAACCCCTTTTTGAAAAGGCTAAG GCTGCAGGAGAATACTTGATAAGGGTTTCTTTTGGTACAGCATTAATTGCATCCATTGTTATTGTTTACACAACAATAATTGCTCTGGTTACTAGTAGCAGAAG TGAAGAGGACAATCGTGGAAGACGAGGCAGATCATATGATTCAGGATTTACCTTCTACTTTAATCCAGTAGACTTATTTTG GTACTGGGATCCATATTACTATAGGAGGCGAAGGATACAAGCTGATGATGAGAAGATGAACTTCATTGAATCG GTATTCTCCTTTGTATTTGGAGATGGTGATCCCAATCAAGGAATTGAAGAAGAGAGATGGAAGTTG ATTGGGCAGTATATATCATCTAATGGTGGTGTTGTTGCAGCCGAAGAACTTGCTCCATATCTTGATATAGATTCTGTGCAGGGACTTCAG GATGATGAATCATATATCTTACCTGTGCTTTTACGTTTTGATGGTCAGCCTGAAGTTGATGAGAAG GGAAATATCGTATATAGGTTCCCATCTCTACAGAGGACAGCTTCTCAAAAGGGTAAGCGGAAAGAATATGTTGGTAGAAAATGGGCAGATTGGGTTGGAGGAGTTGAGAAGTTTTTCAAGGAAAAAACATGGCAATTCAG TAAAACAAGCACATCAGAGAGAGCAATGGTTATTGGCCTGGGTGGCTTTAATCTGTTTGGAGTTATTATTCTTGGAACCATGCTGAA AGATATGACAGTTGCACCTAGTAGCTTCATTAAATTTGTGGCAGACATCTTTCCGCTTCTTCAG ATTTATGCTGGTTCCTTCTTTGCGATTCCCCTTGTCCGATGGTTTTTTATTAGGAAGAGGAATGCTGACAttgaaaagagaaataaaattaggAAGCAGTGTGCAAAAGTACTCGAATTACCTGACCCTTCCCTGAGACAGAAG CTTTTCAGTGCTAGGGACATGGCCCAAAAGACAGTCATAGGACAGGATCAAATTGTGTATAGCACTGACAAGGATTTACTAGAGCAAGAGTACGAGGCTCGTGAATGGGATAGAAAATTTCGGGAGCTAGAGAGATCCGATTAA